A genomic stretch from Mesomycoplasma neurolyticum includes:
- a CDS encoding Rossmann-fold NAD(P)-binding domain-containing protein — translation MLKTGIIGYGVVGKAMKSLFTDSLIYDIDPKLNKDKNVKIEKDIKKLDVCDAVFICVPTNQKKDGSCDTSIVEEIIAESNAKLFIIRSTVEIGFTKKMVEKYKKLIVFQPEYYGETIAHPFTKLSDRNWITLGGGEKARNLAIKIYQKVINSNVKIYQCSSDEAELAKYMENAFLATKVTFCNEMYEIAKKLNINYNIARELWIADPRIGSSHTFVYEENRGYGGKCLPKDIASLQHQFKINNIDSTLISAVIKKNKKFTKNNK, via the coding sequence TATGATATAGACCCTAAGCTAAACAAAGACAAAAATGTAAAAATTGAAAAAGACATAAAAAAACTAGATGTTTGTGATGCTGTTTTTATTTGTGTTCCTACTAATCAAAAAAAGGATGGTAGTTGTGATACATCAATTGTTGAAGAAATAATTGCTGAAAGTAATGCTAAATTGTTTATTATAAGATCTACAGTTGAAATTGGTTTTACTAAAAAAATGGTAGAAAAATATAAAAAATTGATTGTTTTTCAGCCAGAATATTATGGCGAAACTATTGCCCACCCTTTTACTAAGTTGAGCGATAGAAACTGAATAACATTAGGTGGGGGAGAAAAAGCAAGAAATTTAGCAATAAAAATTTATCAAAAAGTAATTAACTCAAATGTTAAAATTTATCAATGTTCTAGTGATGAAGCTGAACTTGCCAAATATATGGAAAATGCTTTTTTAGCTACAAAAGTCACTTTTTGTAATGAAATGTATGAAATTGCTAAAAAATTAAATATAAATTACAACATCGCACGTGAGTTATGAATCGCCGATCCAAGAATTGGGTCTAGCCATACTTTTGTTTATGAAGAAAATAGAGGGTATGGTGGTAAATGTTTACCTAAAGATATAGCATCACTGCAACATCAATTTAAAATTAATAATATAGATAGCACACTTATTTCTGCTGTAATTAAAAAAAATAAAAAATTTACAAAAAACAATAAATAA
- a CDS encoding ABC transporter ATP-binding protein/permease — protein sequence MFTGEKIKKSIEFSYREFIYQKLVSQENDVFTKTNINFLSISINKNINIYADNLTNIIQSIIFTTVAFLYSLIYLLLQHYSLFLFSFFIIIIWIFFSLFIKPKLFYSMKTLNKTEVEFTDDFNNILKNAYIPINLKKDKYVFNKIHSKNQNLYSKSKKFIIIKSLNSAFTNLIFGLSQIGIIIIGIFLQKKQLLSNENSLSSIIYLSGLMNIPLVRIEKFFNDLVSLKTSKTEIINNIEKWGLKRRELFFEPIETICFKNVSLNLTPKINLFKNVNITLEKNDILKISGKSGVGKSTFANLLIKKNIEYSGEILLNNKFNIKNYNINLGYIHQELSLFPGTIKENIVLDKGDDVNWNIFYKVLEIVNLVFLKDKIESDVSTLSIGEKRRIEIARVLYHEPEIIIFDEAFTGIDDFNKKIILEKMLSMLKNKIFIFITHDEKIQIHNKEIKIKKVNNEKN from the coding sequence ATGTTCACTGGTGAAAAAATTAAAAAAAGTATTGAATTTAGTTATCGTGAATTTATATATCAGAAATTGGTGTCACAAGAAAATGATGTATTTACAAAAACTAACATAAATTTTTTAAGTATTAGTATTAATAAAAATATAAATATTTACGCAGATAATTTAACAAATATAATTCAAAGCATTATTTTTACAACTGTAGCTTTTCTTTATTCACTAATTTATCTATTGTTACAGCATTATTCACTATTTTTATTTTCTTTTTTTATTATAATAATCTGAATTTTTTTTTCATTGTTTATAAAACCAAAATTATTTTATAGTATGAAAACTTTGAATAAGACTGAGGTTGAGTTTACTGATGATTTTAATAATATATTAAAAAATGCATATATACCAATAAATCTTAAAAAAGATAAATATGTTTTCAATAAAATACATAGCAAAAATCAAAATCTTTATTCAAAATCTAAAAAATTTATTATTATAAAATCTTTAAATAGTGCTTTTACAAATTTAATATTTGGTTTAAGTCAAATTGGGATAATAATTATTGGAATTTTTTTGCAAAAAAAACAATTATTAAGTAATGAAAATAGTTTATCATCTATAATATATTTATCAGGATTAATGAATATACCATTAGTTAGAATAGAAAAATTTTTTAATGATTTAGTTAGTTTGAAAACATCTAAAACAGAAATAATTAATAATATTGAAAAATGAGGTCTTAAAAGAAGAGAATTATTTTTTGAGCCCATTGAAACAATTTGTTTTAAAAATGTTTCATTAAATTTAACACCTAAAATAAACTTGTTTAAAAATGTAAATATTACTCTTGAAAAAAATGATATTTTAAAAATTTCAGGAAAATCAGGTGTTGGGAAATCTACTTTTGCTAACCTTTTAATTAAAAAAAATATAGAATATAGTGGCGAAATTCTTTTAAATAATAAATTTAACATAAAAAATTATAATATTAATTTAGGGTATATTCATCAAGAATTATCTCTTTTTCCGGGAACTATAAAAGAAAATATTGTTTTGGACAAAGGGGATGATGTTAATTGAAACATTTTTTATAAAGTTTTAGAAATTGTAAATCTTGTTTTTTTGAAAGATAAAATAGAATCAGATGTTTCAACATTGTCAATAGGTGAAAAAAGAAGAATAGAAATAGCTAGAGTTTTATATCATGAACCAGAAATTATTATTTTTGATGAAGCATTCACCGGAATAGATGATTTTAATAAAAAAATAATTCTCGAAAAAATGTTAAGTATGTTAAAAAACAAAATTTTTATTTTTATTACTCATGATGAAAAAATTCAAATTCACAATAAAGAAATTAAAATTAAAAAGGTAAATAATGAAAAAAATTAA
- a CDS encoding nucleotidyltransferase domain-containing protein, translating into MLISFNGLDKVGKTTIAKLFYLRNSENCIFLNIISPLQKGEWFKIKNEELIDIFLDEYKKIYTLSKQTEKIIVLDKGLKELERRLLATAIFSGISKKKFYLTWNQKIKNKKIEEENATFLIKRKKRIIDYKNKKYFRYQKILQNIHFTYKANIVLNMDKISLFNSLKKIETFLNLNKNYLEKLRKIKNIELNKEMTIKKFNKIFYCYFLKLKSKYKFDYFLTGSYSNSQNSENSDLDILILIDDKYYNSFMLNEKIGTWNNVGINVISKKYKNFEYIKNRSYLYLEKKLFINEKRDKIERVFNSIYLIHLLKSKILKKEIIPIKIIIILIKNFFYLFGVVPKNKNETLLFFDFFIDRNKNQKNNYDLVLTIEKEFIKWWKILFGKKVNFHF; encoded by the coding sequence ATGTTAATTTCTTTTAATGGTTTAGATAAGGTTGGCAAAACAACGATTGCGAAGTTATTTTATTTACGAAATAGTGAAAATTGTATTTTTTTAAATATTATTTCTCCTTTGCAAAAAGGTGAATGATTTAAAATAAAAAATGAAGAATTAATTGATATATTTTTGGATGAATATAAAAAAATATATACTTTATCAAAACAAACAGAAAAAATAATTGTTTTAGATAAAGGATTGAAAGAATTGGAAAGAAGATTATTAGCAACCGCAATATTTAGCGGCATATCTAAAAAAAAATTTTATTTAACATGGAATCAAAAAATAAAAAATAAAAAAATCGAAGAAGAAAATGCTACTTTTTTAATAAAAAGAAAAAAAAGAATAATTGATTATAAAAACAAAAAATATTTTAGGTACCAAAAAATTTTACAAAATATTCATTTTACTTATAAAGCAAACATAGTTTTAAACATGGATAAAATAAGTTTATTTAATTCATTAAAAAAAATTGAAACATTTTTAAATTTAAATAAAAATTATTTAGAAAAATTAAGAAAAATAAAAAATATTGAATTAAATAAAGAAATGACAATAAAAAAATTTAATAAAATATTTTATTGCTATTTTTTGAAATTAAAATCAAAATATAAGTTTGATTATTTTTTAACTGGTAGTTATTCTAATTCTCAAAATTCTGAAAATAGTGATTTAGATATTTTGATTTTAATAGATGATAAATATTACAATTCTTTTATGCTAAATGAAAAAATTGGTACTTGAAATAATGTCGGTATTAATGTTATTTCAAAAAAATATAAAAATTTTGAATACATAAAAAATAGAAGTTATTTATATTTAGAAAAAAAGTTATTTATCAATGAAAAAAGAGATAAAATTGAAAGAGTTTTTAATTCTATTTATTTGATTCATTTGCTCAAATCTAAAATATTAAAAAAAGAAATAATTCCTATAAAAATTATTATTATTTTAATTAAAAATTTTTTTTATTTATTTGGCGTTGTGCCTAAAAACAAAAACGAAACTTTGTTATTTTTTGATTTTTTTATTGACAGAAATAAAAATCAAAAAAATAATTATGATTTAGTCTTGACAATTGAAAAGGAGTTTATAAAATGATGAAAAATATTATTTGGAAAAAAAGTAAATTTTCATTTTTAA
- a CDS encoding GntT/GntP/DsdX family permease — MDIFWIFLLLILVIFLNVKFKLNIIFLLISMSFLVMLFTFLNKNNDLDLFLIFKNYFSYAFSEKIGKIGTWILLGYIFSHLIDELNLININDIKFNKNTLFIAIFLLNFISLILAGLLFFEIVLIMFLSLIKKIKQKINSKISWMCLSLFLISIALGHIFVFPSVGPSIIIEKLNIEIISIKIYTTIFLFIFNIFIIMHIFLFLFKNKLLIKNNLNLNEQTHPILLLKYFLFLIPFFSIAIFKFLNLKYKKNIVFYILSEPLSFFVIFIAFLYFLLAIKNIKNKSKYNYNSLNNKLNSAGNIILVICSTSLLSFALQNTNIITMLSTSLIHKKEHLIFLAFAFSLFLRVSIGSATISFLITFSLLEKFIIFNTSYSLKYVGIILSIGAGSSSVSHINDTGFWLINKTFGLNLKETFKIWTIPLFFVSLIIFFISIILFYSGKAY, encoded by the coding sequence GTGGATATTTTTTGAATTTTCTTGCTTTTAATATTGGTAATTTTTTTAAATGTTAAATTTAAATTAAATATAATTTTTTTGTTAATTTCTATGTCTTTTTTAGTCATGCTTTTTACATTTTTGAACAAAAATAATGATTTAGATTTATTTCTTATTTTTAAAAATTATTTTTCATATGCTTTTTCAGAAAAAATAGGGAAAATTGGAACATGAATTTTGTTAGGATATATTTTTTCACATTTAATTGATGAATTAAATTTAATCAATATTAATGATATAAAATTCAATAAAAACACATTATTTATAGCTATATTTTTATTGAATTTTATATCATTAATATTGGCAGGTTTATTATTTTTTGAAATTGTTTTAATAATGTTTTTGTCTTTAATAAAAAAAATAAAACAAAAAATAAATTCTAAAATTTCATGAATGTGTTTATCATTGTTTTTAATTTCTATTGCATTAGGTCATATTTTTGTTTTTCCTTCAGTAGGTCCTTCTATTATTATTGAGAAGTTAAATATTGAGATCATTTCTATAAAAATTTACACAACTATTTTTTTATTTATATTTAATATATTTATTATTATGCACATATTTTTGTTTTTATTTAAAAACAAATTACTAATAAAAAATAATTTAAATTTAAATGAACAAACTCACCCAATCTTGCTATTAAAATATTTTTTATTTTTAATACCATTTTTTAGTATAGCTATTTTTAAATTTTTAAACTTAAAATATAAAAAAAATATTGTTTTTTATATTTTAAGCGAACCTTTAAGTTTTTTTGTAATTTTTATTGCCTTTTTATATTTTTTACTTGCTATAAAGAATATAAAAAATAAATCTAAATATAATTATAATTCATTAAATAATAAATTAAATTCAGCAGGAAACATAATTTTAGTAATTTGTTCTACTTCTTTATTATCATTTGCTTTACAAAACACAAACATAATTACTATGTTATCAACATCATTAATTCATAAAAAAGAACATTTAATTTTTTTGGCATTTGCCTTTTCCTTATTTTTAAGAGTTTCAATTGGATCTGCTACAATTTCTTTTTTAATTACTTTTTCACTTTTGGAAAAATTTATAATTTTTAATACAAGTTATTCACTAAAATATGTGGGTATTATTTTGTCTATTGGTGCAGGTTCTAGCTCTGTCTCTCACATAAATGATACAGGCTTTTGGTTAATTAATAAAACATTTGGTTTAAATTTAAAAGAAACATTTAAAATTTGAACTATACCTTTATTTTTCGTTAGTCTGATAATATTTTTTATTTCAATAATTTTATTTTATTCTGGAAAGGCATATTAA